In Lactuca sativa cultivar Salinas chromosome 5, Lsat_Salinas_v11, whole genome shotgun sequence, the DNA window atcgtattaaaatttaaaagaatAAATATTTTATGATTTCTCACCCGAGCCATATTACAAGTTATTGCTAGAAAATACGGTATCGATGACGGATTTAAGAGTAAAAGAAAATGTATCCAACATGTGAACAACTCCAATAAATCTTTCCTTTACAATCTCAAGTCTATCAACATATCTCAAAACTATAACTATTTGTTCTTTTATGGGAACATCACTAGACTCATCAACTAAAATAGCAAACACATCTTTACCAATTTCATCACAAATAGACTTGATTACCTCTTTTGAAAAGCAATTGACAATATCTTTTTGAATCGTAGGAGAAGTCAACTTTTCATTTTTTTGGAGCATTTTCTAAAGTAACATTAAAAATATTCTCATTATCTTCTATAATCAAAGATAAGACTTCAATGAAAAGTTCCTTATTATTAGACTTTTCCGTCTCATGATGTCCACGAAATGGTAATGCATTTTTTAGTAAAAATCTACAACTACGGATGGTAGAACGTAATCGAATTTCATAATTACTTTTCTCAAGTTCTGTTTGCTTATGTAAGACCTCACAAATAGATTGATTTTTTCTCAATAGCAAATCACACTTTTCTTGGGCCTTATGGTGATAACTTTGAATATTACTCATATGTTTCCGGAATGAGCCTTTTTACTCCCATTGTCAAATCCTTCGGTTATAAATGCATCTCTTCCACCTTGTTACCCTACCATGTATCCAATCAAGTAGCAACAAAAACAATatgctttttattttttattttttatgctatACTCTAACCATGGAAAATCAGTAAAACATTGCACAACAAAATGTCTTGGCTTATTACTAGATAAGGTATATTCAAAACTATGCTCATTTGGTTGACAAGGCCCTTTAATCAAATATGCCCTCATTATTTCATCCATTTGATTAGGATTATAAGATGTAATCTTTGGCCTATGCCCCGGGTCCAAAGGAAAATCATTCAAATCAAAAGATTGTGTCACTTTTGAGTTTTGAGTAGGTTAATTAGATTGTGTTTCTTGTGGTTTTGGCACAGGTTGATTAGTTTGTGGAACTTGATTACTTTCATTAGCCCTACTTTTTTTTGGAAGTTCCTTCACCATTGTTGTCTCCAACATCTAAATGTCTTTTGAAAAAACTTTTAATAGCAACCTACAATCAAAATATATGAACTATAAACTTGATTTCATTTTTCAAGTTTTAACAACAGTCGACAAATAACAACCTACAATCAAATTATCAAGATACATCAACTATAAACCAGATTCCAAGTTGCAACAACAAATGAACAAATAACAATCTACAATCAAAATATATCAACTATAACTTGATTTCAAGTTTCAACAACAAATAATCATTAAATATTAACCCTAAGTTCATGATTTAACAAAGTTGAttgttaatttttaatttttcaaacataATGACAAAAAAATTGAATTTGAATTAATCTAAATACATAACAGGATTGAGTATGTTGGTTATACTAACTTGTTTCATTAtgatggaggaggaggaggtggccGGGATTCTCCCTCGACCACAGGCAAGTAGGCGACGAAAATTGAGACGACTAAGGGTTGTAATGTCGACGATCAGATGAATAACAGAAGATGAGTCGTCCGATCAACTGTTGACAATTGAGAAGTCGACAATTAGATTTACgtctattttttttcatttaactaTTGGGATTAATACCTATTTGTTTCAATAAACTAGTTGGTGTGGGCTTAAAAATTTTGGACCATTTGAGCTAGTTTATATTTTAGACCATTTAGAAATAACCTGAAATTTTTTAGAGtagcccaattttttttttccgatATAAAACTGCAACATAAAACGAATTTTTCGAAAAAATTAACActactaatttttttttgaggGGTATCCTGGGATCTATAATGGATCCGCCTATGGGAAAAAGTCCCAAAAAATTTGTTAACAAAAAGGTTCCAATTACCGGATTAAAAATTCAAATCAACCCTTTTTACCTTTTTACCTGTAAACTATTATTTTACCCGATTACCTCCATAAAAGTCTCATTGTTTGGTCCAGTTGATGAAAAAGTCCTATTTTTTATTTAAACTATTTTACTGTTTTATTAAAATTCTGGAAATTTTTTGGTTAAAATTATGAATAGGAATAAACGTTATTAAACTCCATAAATTAAGGATTAAACACATTTATAACAAATTATTTGCGACAAAAAAATGACGTTAGCATCATTTTGAACACGTCATCGTCCATATAATCCATTTCTCATACAAATTTATATTACAAGTATGGAAAATCTCGAAAAAATTCATAGTATTTTATCCTAATTTACAAAAAAAtctcaaactaaaatttgtttacgaaaaagCATGAACTACCAGTAAAAATGACGATTTAACCATTTTTCCTGATTTACCGTTTTCGTTACTAACTTGGttccattaaagtctcattattttaccgTAATTTATGAATAGGTCTCAAATAAAAATTAAGTTATAATTTGGCCATTTTCTCCatgtaacatacattttaccgGTTTCATTGTTGACGTAGATGCATAGTCATTATTAAATGAGCTGATAAGATGGATATGTTGAGTTATATAATGTTATGTTTACCATAAAACTCGATATCTTGTTGTATTGTATATTTTTTAGAAGATAAAATGCATTCAACGAAGACTGTAATAATTATATAAACTAGCAACAATTTCgtcattttttaaatttatagCAAATTTCAAATTGTTATTTAATCTTATGTAACCCAGTATATACATCTCTTTAGCTCATTTCCCGTCCTTTTCTTGGAAACACGCTTTTTACTAATTTCATTGTTGGCCAAGATACATAATCATAAATGAGCTGATGAGATGGATATCAAGTTTTATGGTAAACGATAACATTATCTAATCCATCATATCCATCTTATCAGCTCATTTAATGATTAGGCTTCCAGGTCATCAATAAAACtggtaaaatgtatgttacatGGAGAAAATGTCTAAATCATCACTTAATTTTAGTTGGGACTTAttcataaattaaaataaaataatgggacTTTAATGGAACCAGATCAACAATGAAACCGAGAAACCGGAAAAAAATGaccaaatcatccttattacaaTCTACCTAAAAGTAGGTTAAAGGAAAACCGACTATTATGTTAAGATAAGAAATCATTGACTGAAAACAAATCAATCAATAAAGTAGTAGGTTATGTGAGGTTGTATAGATTATAGAGAAGAATATGGGTTTTATTCATAAAGGAATTGTTCATATATGCTTAAGATTTAAGGATAAAACTCATATTCTTCTCTAGAATCTGTACAACCTCACTAACCTACTATTGTATTGATTGGTTTGTCATCAGTCAATGGTGTTAAACATATAATTTGAATATCATAAAATACTTGTAACATAAATTTGAATATCATAAAATACTTGTAACATAAATTTGTATGGGAAATAGATTATATGGACAATGGCGAGTTTAAAATGATGCTAACATTATTGTTTTGTGGAAAATAATTAGTTAAAGAGGACTTTAATCATTCGTTTTATGGAGATTAAAGGCGTTTATTCATATTCTAATTTCAACCTAGAAATTTATGGATTTTAATGAAAAGGTAAAAAagttaaagtaaaaaaaaaattaggatttttTCATAAAGAGTGTCTTAGCGGAAGTCTTCAATTATTATGTATTGCCTTTGATGCAAGTACAGTCATGCAGGAGCCTTTTCTCGATCCGAAGAATAACCTGAAAAGCAGTTGTCCAATAATTGTAAACCGGGGCTTAGTGAATTCCCTTAAAATGCCACATACCACAACATATATTCAATGCATACACATAATGGCCTTCAACTTATATCTGGTACACACCTTGGCCTTCAGCATATAGCTAGTCCGCCCTACATAGCCTTCAACACGTGGTTGGTTCACTTGTCTTTGTCCTTTTGTATCATATGAATCTTTGAGGTACTtaattcttacattttgggagGAGGGTCACGACGTGAGTGACCACTGACCATTTGACCCACATTCTTGAACCTCACGACGTAAGCGTGAGGCCTCACTAGGGGTGTTCATGGGGCGGTTCGGTTCggataataataaaattatgaaCCGTAACCACGGGGCGGTTACCTTACATGCACTATCCGTAACCGAACCGAACCGTATAAAGGCGGGTAACCACGGTTCGGTTCACGGTCACccgttaaaaaaaatcaaattttgttgGAGTTCTAACACCATACATTaccaaaaaaaaatgataaatctGATACATAGACATAAATAAGATACCATACATTGATACATTTGACACAAAACATATCATGCATACTAatataaacaaatataaaaaaactgagaaaaaaaaaacaaaagaggtGTAAAGCCGTTAACTAGTACAAGGTATGTATTAAGAGTCTAATTTGGTCAAATAGTCAGATTATTCTTCAATGTTCCACTAATAACCACAACTAATAAATCATGACATAAGACATACCTGTCAATTATATATACACgactaaaataaaaacatttaatttaatgaaCTGTTGCTTCAATAATGtgtaaagtatatatatatatatatatatatatatatatatacatatatatatatatatatatatatatatatatatatatatatatatatatatatatatagtaatacgGTTTGGTTCGGGTATCCACGGATATCTAAATATCCAAACCGAAACCAACCCGCATATatccggttttttcggtttcggtgttttcggttttggtttttcatggtttcggtttttttcggtttcgggTTGACCGGATCGGTTCGGTTTTTTAGTTTTGCGCTTTTTTTGCACACCCCTAGGCCTCACGACATGAGCAAGGCCTAATGAcccgaaaccctaatttttgagtATTTAATGGAATAAGAGAGTTAGGGTTGCCCATCCTCAGCCTCTATTACTCTCTAGCCTCCTGAAACCCCTATATTCGACCTCCTCGAGACCTTTGGTCATTGTTAgtgaccttgaagagcttattTGGTGGTTTTTTGGTCCATTAAAGTGGAAGAGGACTCTTATGGTGCTTCATTTTGGCAATCTAGCTGCTACCTCATGGTCTTGTTGAGCTTTTGGACCTCTATAAGTCATAAAGCTCATACCTTTTTGCCTCTggcatgctagatctaggttttggagCTTTCTTTGCATGGTTGGGATGTGTAGCATGcataggatccataaagttggcaactttaaggaTCATTGAGACATCTTCTGTATATGAGGCTTTGGATTTGAGTTTTGGTGTTGGTTTTAGACTCCAAGCATGAGTCTTAACCTTATTACCTTTCTTTTGACCTAGTTAGTGTCTAAGTCACacattggacatgcatgactaAAAAGCTACAATTTTTATAGTCCTTAGGGTCGAGGAAGGTCCTCTAGAAGGTCCCAAAGAATGTCTTAAAGTATTAAGAGGTTAATGCTCAAAGATGGTCGGAACatgtctcacgacgtgagaaatgGGAATCTCACAACGTGAGAAATGAGGTTGTACCGATCTGAGGAATCTGGTTGGATGAGTTGTGACCGAGTTGAATCCCTGAGTGGGGCTGGGTCGAGTCcattctcacgacgtgaccagAGAACATGTCACGATGTGAGGGTGAGCTAATGGgaatgttgaccgttgaccttagGCGTTGACTTTTGATTagatttgacttttggtcaactatTGATTTTGAAGGGTAAACTAAAGGTTTGCCTTGTATGATTATCTACGGGTGAAGTAGCACCGGTGTAGATGACCGTAAGAGTAGTAGTAGTTGATTATCGAtcgagaggtgagtttcctttattatactcgtgggtcgaaagCAACATTGTCGACCCATCGAATTATGTTTAGAGGTTAATAACTGTCTTTGTGACAATTTCTTGTTATGCgtgtatgtgcttgttgtctctGTGACTCTtactgttatgattatatgatagttgtagggggtgaaatagactcgataccggttgaaagatattgaagggggtgaaatatattcagtaccggttgaaagatactgaaggggatGAAATATGAAAGATCTTGTATGCCCAAGAATTATTAtagagtgatattgctaattataTATGATACTATAGGGTCAGACCTTATAGCAAGTTAccattaattgattatttattagtataatttgattattaataaatatatcaacatttgtatttaattggaaaattattatttcatggaagTCATATTTTTCTAATTGGGAATTTATTatttatggaaataatatttattggagaaataaaaaattatgaaatatatcataaaatatgattatttataagttatatttatatcttaataaactagttagagtttatttatataaaaggtagttttatatataataggtatttatatatgattagttatttgttatatataaacGAAAACTCCTAAAGGTTAAGAACCTTTTTTTGTTAAGGTATAACACAATAATCcacttttatcttttattatttttatctaCACACACTACACACACTCTCACATGGATATCTTCACTCTCATCTCAAACTTGAATAAGACATAAACATTATCATCGGTTGCCACCATACCACTCCCTGCCGCCGGCGAACCGCCCCGTCTACTACCAGCGGTGAACCACCGCCTTCAGATACACAAGCTCCGGTTGACTCCAAATCTACATTTTCAGTTTCAAATCTATGATTTTTTGCTTCGAATCTATGATTTTCAGTTTCAGATCTACAATTTTCTTCTtcagatctacgacttttgtctTTAGATCTATGATTTTTGTCTTCAGATCTATGATTTTCTCCTCCAAATTTATGAGCTCCGGCAAGCGGCATAACCACCACCTTCGTCCCTCACTGTCAACACGAATTCCTTTTTCATGTCGTTAATCTACCACCAACGGAAACACAAATATGATAAGATCTGATGAAAATACCTCCATATCCACCATCAATAGCCACCTGGTCTCAGATCTAGAGTCATGAAGTTGTTTCAgcttaactttctctctctaaaacgcAAAACATCTAAGATCTGGTGTAATTTGGTCAGATCTGATGTTATCTTCATCATCGCCAACTTTGTTTCCACCATCGCTACCACCATTGATGTCCACTACAACCTCCTACTATCGACATCACATTCAAATCTGTCAGATCTAGTGTATGTGGTTCGATTTTTCTAGATCAAATTTGTGTGGTGCTATTTCATGTATATATCTGAAGCTTTAACAATGGTACTAGGGCCGATGGTAGTTCCACCGCCTTAGATATGTTCCAGCAATGCCATCTCCTTCATCTATTTATCTCTGATCTCCAATGAAACACATCAGGTATGACGATTTGTGTTTTGATTATTTTGCCTTTTGTTAAGCTGTAAATTTTATACTTTAATCtctcatttattttttatttttgttaatcaTATATAACTTTTTTGTTAAGTTGTTAATCAATGTTTGTTTTCGtatttgttataatatttatatcaaatTGTTATTCACATGTTATGTTTTATGGTTGTTATACCGTGAATTTAAATTAGAATGTGTGTTGTTATGTTAATGTTTACTCAAATAATGTGAACTTATTtttttaagctgtgaattttgatttttaatgttTCATCTATTGTTTAGTTATGTCAATATTAGTTTTACCTGTGAATGagtgaattaatatgtttttaagtTATGAATACTTTGAATAGGATTCATAATCTGTTTTATTAAACTGTAAATGAGAGTCTTAAAATACtctattaaattatgaattttttgGTGCACATAAGATATTTGATGAAATGCTTAAGTTGTAAATATCGTGAATGAGAGAAACtactttattaaactgtgaatcaAATTCTTGAAATGTAAATTTTAAGTTGAGAGTATGACTTTGAAGTATAATGTTTTGTATTAAACTTTGAAATTATCATACTAAGCTGTAATTGTTTCTTATTAAACCACGATTTGattgtattaaactgtaaattaattgtattaaactgtgaattgactatattaagctgtgaatttttttattaatttcttgtatgattttaaaatataaggTTAAAGTAACATTATATACAAATCTGATTTAATCTAATTTTGAATAATGTATGTAAAATTTAAATTGTGAAGACATGTAGATCTAATGGTATACatataagttttaagttgagaatatgactgtaaatgtataatttttgtgcattaaactatgaattttttatattaagttgtgaattttgtgtactAAACTATGAATTTATGGTATTACGTTgtgaatttttaataaattttgtgttaaaatatgactGATTTATATATGAATGCTTGTATTAATTCTTTTGTGAATATATTTACTTTTTGTGTTGCATAAATACGCAAGAatatattagtttttataattattttgcattaaactCTTAGTTAGTAAATTAATTGGTTTATTCAACTGTGAATATAATATGTATGCTATAAATCCATTATTTTATATACAAGTGTAATTTGGAAGGAATGATAGTTGCGTAAGTGGTACATGTAGTTGGTGGCAGTGTCTGGTAGTTAGTAGTGGTGGtatagtttgactttgacttattTGAATTTGTAAATTAGTATATAGTGGATTGTATTATGTTGTgaatttatgtattaaactaaaaATGGACTGTATCAAGttgtatatataatataattttgtaTTAAAATAGGAATGAATGTTTGCATTAAAATTAATCTATATATTAGTGAATTAATaagtttattaaactgtgaatattgTATTTAAACCGTGAATGTCTTTATAAAGAaatctaaattttagaaaaaagaaaaaaattgaatttgtcaaggcataaattttttttttattaaaattttatatatatgtgGGTGCAAAAATAAAATGGTATGTATTAAAAAGTATTACCAAAGAAATGAAATGTACAATAGTTGttctattaagttgtgaatgcGACTAGAAAATGTCAATTAATTTGGTATTAGTCCAGTGGCGGTCCTAACGTGGTCTGGCAGCTGTCCAACAGCAACTGATACGTAGTTGTAAACTAGGGAATGGAAAATtttgtttaatatattattaatgttTGATTTGTCAAAAATCCCCttaatgaaaacatttaaaagaatggttcttagggttcttaacctttttgggttctcatttgaaccactcactatatatatatatatatatatatatatatatatatatatatatatatatatatatatatatatatatatatatatatatatatatatatagtcaaagAGATAAGAATGCTTTATGAATTGTTTAATACTTAAAGTCATGCCTCTTATATGTCATTAGTTATATGATTAAAAGACATGTTGCATGGAGTGTTGAATTGTGTATTTATTTACTCCATGCTTGTAAAAAAGACCTTTACTTTTGCTTTATGGTTTACAATTACTCTTGGTCTTAATATATAAGCTAGTGTATGAAGACATGTGAGTTAGTTTTTGAAAAACTCcttcctcttttttttttctcccaATTGCCTAAAGCATAAAGGCCCTCCCCCTCTTCTTCTGTTTTGCAATTTGGTGCTACAAGTGAAGGCTTAAAGTGTTGGTTCTCTTTATACACATTTTAGAATATGTCTTAAAGCTTAAGAACAAcattttacaagtgttatactAGCATATATGGTGGGTTTGTCTTTCTTGGTGGATACTTCTAGAGAGCTCTTAATTTAGAGCTTAATGTCATCTTCATCGACTTCCAACCTCCCATGAGGATCAAATCCTCCAAAGGTTGTTATGATTTCTCTTCTATgattgttttaatctttctaagtcTTGAAAAATAATCATTGGTGGTAATAAAACTAGTTTATTTTTGCTCAAATCTTAAGTGTTTCGTTgcattgtttatgtttttgaaacaatatttgaataaaaacccaacaaaatagacccaataccggttgaaagataccgaagggggtgaaatagaaccaataccggttgaaagataccgaggggttgaaatagacccagtatgTTTTTGACTGTTATGTATGTATGATATTGGGTATTTCGGGGAGCTTAATAAgatttgtgtttacggtttttagtttatgtttcaggtactttcagcTCAAAAGAAAAGGGCCCGACTTGGTCGCACCGCATCCGCCCATGTTTTCCGtgttatgtgattttgggatttgtactatgatattGTTCACTATGATACACTTTTGGTTGTTTTGACATGACTATTGGATGTTTCAAATGAATTAAAAGTAAATTTTTTGCttgaaaattttgggatgttacaagttggtatcagagccttagtttgagggatttgggcatactcttgggtgtgcctaaactcaaatcgagggtttcgTAGATTTTCCATAAACAACATTTTAATTAagggaatttaataaaagaaaggggtgcgatgcgtgcaatcagccgagcttaagtaagt includes these proteins:
- the LOC111903566 gene encoding uncharacterized protein LOC111903566 gives rise to the protein MLQKNEKLTSPTIQKDIVNCFSKEVIKSICDEIGKDVFAILVDESSDVPIKEQIVIVLRYVDRLEIVKERFIGVVHMLDTFSFTLKSVIDTVFSSNNFSAHYIHCFAHQLQLVVVVVAKKHDDAAEFFEQVTFVVTVVCGSCKRKNMIREMQKERVAAEIGICETEPGRGLNQEISLVRAGDTR